A genomic window from Lotus japonicus ecotype B-129 chromosome 1, LjGifu_v1.2 includes:
- the LOC130733061 gene encoding uncharacterized protein LOC130733061: MCVALFLWQSHPLYPFLLLNNRDEYHNRPTKPVSWWEGCDIVGGRDEIAKGTWLACSTQGRVAFLTNVLELHTLPVAKSRGDLPVLFLKSNKHPKEFAESLKTEAPCYNGFNLIVADVTSKSMVYISNRPKGQPITIQEVPPGLHVLTNAKLDSPWHKALRLEFSFRQHVAKYGEGEIPVQEVIQKLMKDTVKADKNLLPRICSLDWEFNLSSIFVEVQTPMGLYGTRSSAALTVKSSGHVSFYELYLDGHMWKEHVIDFHIRKLKWIEAI; encoded by the exons ATGTGCGTAGCTTTATTTCTTTGGCAATCCCACCCACTCTATCCGTTCCTTCTTTTGAATAACAGGGATGAATATCACAATAG GCCTACGAAGCCAGTGTCATGGTGGGAAGGTTGTGATATAGTGGGAGGGAGGGACGAAATAGCAAAGGGTACATGGTTAGCTTGTTCCACACAAGGAAGGGTGGCTTTTCTGACCAATGTTTTGGAGCTTCATACACTCCCTGTGGCCAAAAGTCGAGGAGACCTACCCGTTCTGTTTCTCAAG AGCAACAAGCATCCCAAAGAATTTGCAGAAAGCCTGAAAACAGAGGCTCCATGTTACAATGGCTTCAACTTAATCGTGGCCGATGTTACATCAAAATCCATGGTTTACATCTCCAATAGGCCCAAGGGACAACCTATTACCATTCAAGAGGTTCCGCCAGGGCTGCATGTTCTTACAAATGCAAAGTTAGATTCGCCATGGCATAAG GCTCTGCGCCTTGAATTCAGTTTTAGACAACATGTTGCCAAATATGGGGAAGGTGAGATACCTGTGCAGGAGGTAATCCAGAAGCTAATGAAGGACACAGTTAAAGCTGACAAAAATTTACTACCTCGTATATGCTCACTTGATTGGGAATTCAATCTTAGCTCCATTTTTGTTGAAGTACAAACACCAATG GGTCTATATGGTACTAGGAGTAGTGCTGCCTTAACCGTGAAATCAAGTGGACATGTAAGCTTTTATGAACTTTATCTCGATGGCCACATGTGGAAGGAGCATGTTATTGATTTCCATATCAGAAAGTTGAAGTGGATAGAGGCTATATAG
- the LOC130739992 gene encoding uncharacterized protein LOC130739992: MSEASGKKDYVKAKVERTPLGVKCMGFKSDEEELSAENYHIGLDQDVVPDAKASVPREDSGVPTKSHGSSSPSKEDELVHVSTDDSQIKRKRRVPDVEESPAPKKKTKSTPATSRSKQKAVKGKGKQQEVKSKSVKKKKVPVAAEESGSDVEADVEDILPYEKKYAGKHIPQNVPVVPIDNVSFHAEGNVQKWKYVCQRRFAKERDVGSDVLEYKEVVALIEKDGLMKIILKVGRCYERLVKEFLVNLSMEVGLPESVEFRKVFVRAKCVEFSPAVSNQALGRSVVDFVDEELSLDVVAKDISACQVKKWPIKKLLSTGNLSVKYAIHNRIGVVNWVPTQHTSGVSTTLAKLIYKIGTSTHPQIIRADEVAMPKGVPISLDHRLFMDRHVPNIVVPFSRTSVPAYVSDSGTKAIIAELMDVSKVLQETIKISTARKIKVDALLLKLQEEEGQEGEPSGAATAPQDAGTEEEGESESIEETEGESSSED, from the exons ATGTCTGAAGCATCAGGGAAGAAAGATTATGTCAAGGCCAAGGTTGAAAGAACTCCACTTGGTGTGAAATGCATGGGCTTCAAGAGTG ATGAAGAAGAACTTTCTGCTGAAAACTATCACATTGGTCTCGATCAAGATGTTGTGCCCGATGCTAAGGCTTCTGTACCTCGGGAAGATTCAGGTGTGCCCACTAAATCTCATGGgtcttcttctccttcaaaaGAGGATGAACTAGTGCATGTGTCCACTGATGATTCTCA gatcaagagaaaaagaagggttcCTGATGTTGAAGAATCTCCTGCTCCAAAGAAAAAGACCAAGTCCACTCCAGCAACTTCCAGGTCTAAGCAAAAAGCTGTGAAGGGAAAAGGTAAGCAACAGGAAGTTAAATCCAAGAGTGTCAAGAAAAAGAAGGTTCCAGTTGCTGCTGAGGAATCTGGGTCAGATGTTGAAGCTGATGTCGAGGACATCTTGCCTTATGAGAAGAAGTATGCAGGAAAACacattcctcagaatgttcctgttGTACCTATTGATAATGTTTCCTTTCATGCTGAAGGTAATGTTCAAAAGTGGAAGTATGTGTGCCAACGCAGATTTGCCAAGGAAAGGGATGTTGGCTCTGATGTACTTGAGTACAAGGAAGTGGTCGCACTTATTGAAAAGGATGGATTGATGAAGATTATTCTCAAGGTGGGAAGGTGTTATGAGAGGCTTGTGAAGGAGTTTCTGGTCAATCTGTCTATGGAAGTGGGACTTCCTGAAAGTGTTGAGTTCAGAAAGGTGTTTGTGAGGGCTAAATGTGTTGAGTTCTCTCCTGCTGTGAGCAACCAAGCACTTGGTAGAagtgttgttgattttgttgatgaGGAATTGTCCTTGGATGTGGTTGCCAAAGATATTAGTGCTTGCCAAGTCAAGAAGTGGCCCatcaagaagttgttgtctactggaaatctgagtgtgaagtatgcaatcCATAACAGGATTGGagttgtgaattgggttcctacccaACATACTTCTGGAGTTTCTACTACTCTTGCCAAGTTGATCTACAAAATTGGCACATCtact CATCCTCAGATCATCAGGGCTGATGAGGTTGCTATGCCCAAGGGTGTTCCAATTTCCCTGGATCATCGTTTGTTCATGGATCGACATGTCCCGAACATTGTTGTGCCATTTAGCAGGACTTCAGTCCCTGCTTATGTGAGTGACTCTGGCACAAAGGCCATTATTGCTGAATTGATGGATGTTTCTAAGGTTTTGCAGGAGACTATCAAGATCAGCACTGCTAGGAAGATAAAGGTTGATGCTTTGCTTCTCAAGcttcaagaggaagaaggtcaagagggtGAGCCAAGTGGTGCTGCTACTGCTCCTCAGGATGCAGGCACTGAAGAAGAGGGAGAATCTGAGAGTATagaagaaactgaaggagaatcCAGCTCTGAAGATTAG
- the LOC130740000 gene encoding uncharacterized protein LOC130740000: MLEACSSIVLNMKVARDETPSNVPVFEDVTDEELSAENSHIGLDQDVVPDARASVPREDSGVPTKSHGSSSPSKEDELVHVSTDDSQIKRKRRVPDVEESPAPKKKTKSTPATSRTKQKAVKGKGKQQEVKSKSVKKKKVPVAAEESGSDVEADVEDILPYEKKYAGKHIPQNVPVVPIDNVSFHAEGNVQKWKYVCQRRFSKERDVGSDVLEYKEVVAVIEKDGLMKIILKVGRCYERLVKEFLVNLSMEVGLPESVEFRKVFVRAKCVEFSPAVSNQALGRNVVDFVDEELSLDVVAKDISACQHPQIIRADEVAMPKGVPISLDHRLFMEPHVPDIVVPFRRTSVPAYVSDSGTKAIIAELMDVSKVLKETIKISTARKIKVDALLLKLQEEEGQEGEPSGAATAPQDAGTEGRF; the protein is encoded by the exons ATGTTAGAAGCTTGTTCTtcaattgtgctgaacatgaaagtt GCTCGTGATGAGACTCCCTCAAATGTTCCTGTTTTTGAGGATGTCACAGATGAAGAACTTTCTGCTGAAAACTCTCACATTGGTCTCGATCAAGATGTTGTGCCCGATGCTAGGGCTTCTGTACCACGAGAAGATTCAGGTGTGCCCACTAAATCTCATGGgtcttcttctccttcaaaaGAGGATGAACTGGTGCATGTGTCCACTGATGATTCTCA gatcaagagaaaaagaagggttcCTGATGTTGAAGAATCTCCTGCTCCAAAGAAAAAGACCAAGTCCACTCCAGCAACTTCCAGGACTAAGCAAAAAGCTGTGAAGGGAAAAGGTAAGCAACAGGAAGTTAAATCCAAGAGTGTCAAGAAAAAGAAGGTTCCAGTTGCTGCTGAGGAATCTGGGTCAGATGTTGAAGCTGATGTCGAGGACATCTTGCCTTATGAGAAGAAGTATGCAGGAAAACacattcctcagaatgttcctgttGTACCTATTGATAATGTTTCCTTTCATGCTGAAGGTAATGTTCAAAAGTGGAAGTATGTGTGCCAACGCAGATTTTCCAAGGAAAGGGATGTTGGCTCTGATGTACTTGAGTACAAGGAAGTGGTCGCAGTTATTGAAAAGGATGGATTGATGAAGATTATTCTCAAGGTGGGAAGGTGTTATGAGAGGCTTGTGAAGGAATTTCTGGTCAATCTGTCTATGGAAGTGGGACTTCCTGAAAGTGTTGAGTTCAGAAAGGTGTTTGTGAGGGCTAAATGTGTTGAGTTCTCTCCTGCTGTGAGCAACCAAGCACTTGGTAGaaatgttgttgattttgttgatgaGGAATTGTCCTTGGATGTGGTTGCCAAAGATATTAGTGCTTGCCAA CATCCTCAGATCATCAGAGCTGATGAGGTTGCTATGCCCAAGGGTGTTCCAATTTCCCTGGATCATCGTTTGTTCATGGAGCCACATGTCCCGGACATTGTTGTGCCATTTAGGAGGACTTCAGTCCCTGCTTATGTGAGTGACTCTGGCACTAAGGCCATTATTGCTGAATTGATGGATGTTTCTAAGGTTTTGAAGGAGACTATCAAGATCAGCACTGCTAGGAAGATAAAGGTTGATGCTTTGCTTCTCAAGcttcaagaggaagaaggtcaagagggtGAGCCAAGTGGTGCTGCTACTGCTCCTCAGGATGCAGGCACTGAAGGGAGATTCTGA